Proteins encoded together in one Drosophila albomicans strain 15112-1751.03 chromosome 2R, ASM965048v2, whole genome shotgun sequence window:
- the LOC117573520 gene encoding THO complex subunit 3: protein MHRTEQTFEDLKSYFRSHSKIREQRPHVSKVHSVCWNANGCNLASGSFDKTVAVYTLERDRFVKSNVYRGHTASVDQLCWHKTNPDQFATASGDKTVRIWDIRVGKCVSVTNTKGENINIAWSSDGKTIAVGNKEDLITFIDTRTNKIRVEEPFSFEVNEISWNNTNDLFFLTNGMGCMHILNYPSLEHQITLKAHPANCICIEFGPTGKYFATGSADAQVSLWDANELACLRMISRLEWPVRTISFSHDERLIASASEDLVIDIAYTETGERVTDIHVDASTFTVAWHPKQYLLAYACDEKDVGDRRRDMGNVKIFGFPE, encoded by the exons aTGCACCGCACCGAGCAAACTTTCGAGGACCTTAAGTCATATTTCCGTTCGCACAGCAAAATACGCGAACAGCGTCCACATGTGTCCAAG GTGCATTCAGTTTGCTGGAACGCCAATGGCTGCAATTTGGCATCGGGCTCATTTGACAAAACAGTTGCTGTGTACACACTAGAGCGCGATCGTTTCGTCAAGAGCAATGTGTATAGGGGTCACACTGCTTCTGTGGATCAATTGTGCTGGCACAAAACGAATCCGGATCAATTTGCCACAGCGAGTGGCGATAAAACTGTGCGCATTTGGGACATTCGAGTGGGAAAATGCGTTTCGGTTACGAATACCAAAggcgaaaatataaatattgccTGGTCATCGGATGGCAAAACAATTGCAGTAGGCAACAAGGAGGATCTAATCACATTCATTGACACGCGCACCAACAAAATCCGGGTTGAGGAACCGTTTAGCTTTGAGGTCAACGAGATCTCGTGGAACAACACCAAtgatttgttctttttgaCCAATGGCATGGGTTGCATGCACATTCTTAACTATCCGAGTCTGGAGCATCAGATTACGCTTAAGGCGCATCCAGCTAACTGTATCTGCATCGAATTCGGACCTACAG GTAAATATTTTGCCACTGGCTCGGCGGATGCTCAAGTCTCACTCTGGGATGCCAATGAGCTGGCCTGCCTGCGTATGATCAGTCGCCTGGAATGGCCCGTGCGCACCATATCCTTCAGCCATGATGAGCGTCTGATAGCCTCGGCCAGCGAGGATCTGGTCATTGACATTGCCTACACGGAAACGGGCGAAAGGGTTACCGATATCCATGTGGATGCATCCACATTTACGGTAGCGTGGCATCCCAAACAATATCTACTGGCCTATGCCTGCGACGAGAAGGATGTGGGCGACAGGCGTCGGGATATGGGCAACGTTAAGATATTTGGGTTTCCAGAGTAA
- the LOC127565985 gene encoding uncharacterized protein LOC127565985: MQIQLVCLILSLLMIGVVSGRTLFGQLFGPSNGGYYYQDPQQYEHSRPRRPQEQQRSYKDICRVVNTNGFTNPGNVPRCPY, encoded by the coding sequence ATGCAAATACAATTGGTGTGCTTAATTCTCAGTCTGCTGATGATCGGTGTTGTCAGCGGCAGGACACTATTTGGTCAACTCTTTGGCCCAAGTAATGGAGGATACTACTATCAGGATCCACAACAGTATGAACATTCTAGACCTCGTCGCCCACAGGAGCAGCAGCGTTCTTATAAAGATATTTGCCGCGTCGTCAACACAAATGGTTTCACAAATCCGGGCAATGTGCCAAGATGTCCTTACTAA
- the LOC117573522 gene encoding vesicle transport protein SEC20 — MDKDKFTLQTIRQDLIDNNLQAKAIIQDILNSRSSIAELEELNEAGRAKLSAIRKNIERLDDWARDMADPALANEVDTHRDQFSKTLQAFRKANVSTMLEIEKANREELMAITGESDLRHRNTSAGGARHNRGSLVSQENDVTEKMLAISRHLSETTQKSAVTLETLVASSQNVEATQDELHNTAGSITQSGKLLKKYGRRECTDKMLLFFAFSLFLACVFYIVQKRLF; from the exons ATGGACAAGGATAAATTTACCCTGCAAACCATACGGCAAGACTTGATTGATAACAATCTGCAGGCCAAGGCGATTATACAG GATATACTCAATAGTAGGTCGTCAATCGCTGAGCTGGAGGAGCTCAATGAGGCGGGACGAGCTAAACTATCGGCGATACGCAAGAATATCGAACGATTAGATGATTGGGCACGCGATATGGCGGACCCGGCATTGGCCAATGAGGTGGATACGCACCGCGATCAATTCTCGAAAACACTTCAGGCATTTCGCAAGGCTAACGTCTCCACAATGCTGGAGATTGAGAAGGCCAATCGCGAGGAACTCATGGCCATAACGGGAGAGAGTGATTTGAGGCATCGCAACACTTCGGCGGGGGGTGCGCGGCACAATCGCGGTAGTCTTGTGTCACAGGAGAACGATGTGACGGAGAAAATGTTGGCCATATCGCGACATCTGTCCGAGACGACACAAAAGAGCGCTGTCACCTTGGAGACCCTCGTCGCCTCCTCCCAGAACGTGGAGGCCACGCAGGATGAGTTGCACAACACAGCGGGCAGCATTACGCAGTCGGGCAAGTTGTTGAAGAAATACGGCAGACGCGAGTGTACGGACAAGATGCTGTTGTTCTTTGCTTTCTCGCTGTTCCTCGCCTGTGTATTCTACATTGTGCAGAAGCGTCTGTTTTAG
- the LOC117573521 gene encoding uncharacterized protein LOC117573521 isoform X2: MFSFASTSNPWDTSASYRVGTNNESSEMENMSSTHSDSSNNRESSDAQLSLQETRDKLANIKNFIATAERNLNDIGLGQSSGDSSTPRVVSRQVIPNCADFIVIGLFL; encoded by the exons ATGTTCAGTTTTGCCAGCACAAGTAACCCTTGGGACACATCTGCCTCCTATCGT GTCGGCACAAACAACGAGTCCTcagaaatggaaaatatgtCGAGCACACACAGTGACAGTAGCAACAATCGTGAGAGTTCCGACGCTCAGCTCAGTTTGCAGGAGACTCGTGATAAACTAGCCAACA ttaaaaattttattgccaCTGCTGAGCGCAACTTGAATGACATTGGCTTGGGGCAATCGAGCGGAGACTCATCGACGCCCAGAGTTGTCAGCCGGCAAGTAATTCCCAATTGCGCTGATTTCA ttgtGATTGGTCTTTTCCTATAA
- the LOC117573521 gene encoding uncharacterized protein LOC117573521 isoform X1, with product MFSFASTSNPWDTSASYRVGTNNESSEMGNMSSTHSDSSNNSESSDVHNESNTFNISRNESSSSLQLQLSLQETRDELANINNFIATAERNLNDIGLGQSSGDSSTPRVVSRQVIPNRVDYSFEDGPSVVIGRFPISDSVIDLCTPEAPRRVEGFINLEDSYEPPVRVNRRGARRSFVPADDAELIDLTPSPPKRSRSTAKDDTNTSVSEHLYKCPVCLESVRQREPCTTRCGHIFCKDCIEAAVRSTRKCPLCNKKLSIRQLLRIYL from the exons ATGTTCAGTTTTGCCAGCACAAGTAACCCTTGGGACACATCTGCCTCCTATCGT GTCGGCACAAACAACGAGTCCTCAGAAATGGGAAATATGTCGAGCACACACAGTGACAGTAGCAACAATAGCGAGAGTTCCGACGTCCATAACGAATCGAACACATTCAATATCTCACGAAATGAATCATCATCTTcattgcaactgcagctcaGTTTGCAGGAGACTCGTGATGAACTTGCCAACA ttaacaattttattgccaCTGCCGAGCGCAACTTGAATGACATTGGCTTGGGGCAATCGAGCGGAGACTCATCGACGCCCAGAGTTGTCAGCCGGCAAGTAATTCCCAATCGCGTTGATTACA GCTTTGAAGACGGACCTAGTGTTGTGATTGGTCGTTTTCCTATAAGCGATTCGGTCATCGATCTCTGCACTCCTGAAGCGCCGCGTCGTGTCGAGGGTTTCATAAATCTTGAGGATTCTTATGAGCCGCCGGTGCGCGTCAATCGACGTGGCGCTCGTCGCTCATTTGTCCCAGCTGATGATGCAGAGCTAATCGACTTGACACCATCGCCACCGAAACGTTCACGTAGCACGGCAAAGGACGATACAAACACATCCGTTTCGGAGCATTTATACAAATGTCCCGTTTGTTTGGAATCTGTGCGGCAGCGGGAGCCGTGCACAACCCGCTGCGGCCACATCTTCTGCAAGGATTGCATCGAAGCAGCTGTGCGTTCGACACGAAAATGTCCACTATGTAATAAAAAACTATCTATCCGTCAGTTACTACGCATTTACTTATAA
- the LOC117573521 gene encoding uncharacterized protein LOC117573521 isoform X3 — MFSFASTSNPWDTSASYRVGTNNESSEMENMSSTHSDSSNNRESSDAQLSLQETRDKLANIKNFIATAERNLNDIGLGQSSGDSSTPRVVSRQVIPNCADFIVIGLFL, encoded by the exons atgTTCAGTTTTGCCAGCACAAGTAACCCTTGGGACACATCTGCCTCCTATCGT GTCGGCACAAACAACGAGTCCTcagaaatggaaaatatgtCGAGCACACACAGTGACAGTAGCAACAATCGTGAGAGTTCCGACGCTCAGCTCAGTTTGCAGGAGACTCGTGATAAACTAGCCAACA ttaaaaattttattgccaCTGCTGAGCGCAACTTGAATGACATTGGCTTGGGGCAATCGAGCGGAGACTCATCGACGCCCAGAGTTGTCAGCCGGCAAGTAATTCCCAATTGCGCTGATTTCA ttgtGATTGGTCTTTTCCTATAA